From the Gymnogyps californianus isolate 813 chromosome 2, ASM1813914v2, whole genome shotgun sequence genome, one window contains:
- the GGH gene encoding gamma-glutamyl hydrolase, producing the protein MGRLAGLPPLPAATLLLLLLRCAAAASLVRRGRLAEGNERPIIGILSQECHFEKFHRFGSSYIAASYVKFLESAGARVVPIRLNLSDEEYDKIFHSINGVLFPGGGVDLKTSEYSRVAKIFYHKALEANDKGDYFPVWGTCLGHEELTYLTSGEVLLVNTKTEGFALPLNFTSAAKDSRLFKNFPDDVLHAFATEPLTSNFHMWSLSMENFTKNDKLRNFYNVLTTNTDDEVEFISTMEAYKYPIYGVQWHPEKNPFEWKNSPGIPHSPSAVRAAYYIADFFINEARKSLHHFPSEDEETKELIYNYTPIYTGTFSSFQQIYFFD; encoded by the exons ATGGGGCGCCTCGCAGGgcttcctcccctcccggccgccaccctcctcctcctcctcctccgctgCGCCGCCGCAGCCTCCCTCGTGCGGCGCGGCCGCCTGGCGGAGGGCAACGAGAGACCCATCATTG GGATATTGTCACAGGAGTGTCATTTTGAGAAGTTCCACAGATTTGGAAGTTCTTATATCGCAGCTTCATATGTGAAGTTTTTGGAATCTGCCGGTGCCCGAGTTGTGCCAATAAG ATTAAATCTTTCAGATGAAGAATATGATAAAATATTCCACTCTATTAATGG GGTACTTTTTCCAGGAGGTGGTGTGGATCTTAAGACTTCAGAATATTCCAGGGTTGCTAAGATATTTTACCACAAGGCATTAGAG gctaACGATAAAGGAGATTATTTCCCGGTGTGGGGAACATGTCTTGGACACGAAGAGCTTACATATCTCACAAGTGGCGAAGTTTTACTTGTTAATACCAAGACAGAGGGTTTTGCACTCCCTCTGAACTTTACCTCAG CTGCAAAAGACAGTAGATTATTCAAGAATTTCCCTGATGATGTATTACATGCATTTGCTACTGAGCCATTGACATCAAACTTTCATATGTGGAGCCTCTCCATGGAG AATTTCACGAAGAATGACAAGCTTCGTAATTTCTATAATGTTCTGACCACTAACACCGATGATGAAGTGGAGTTTATATCTACCATGGAAG CATATAAATATCCAATTTATGGCGTCCAGTGGCATCCagagaaaaatccttttgagTGGAAGAATTCACCAGGCATTCCACATTCCCCATCAGCTGTAAGAGCAGCATATTATATAGCTGACTTCTTCATTAATGAAG CCCGGAAGAGCCTGCACCATTTCCCCAGTGAAGATGAGGAAACAAAAGAATTGATTTATAATTATACTCCAATTTATAcaggaacattttcttcatttcagcaaatCTATTTTTTTGATTGA
- the TTPA gene encoding alpha-tocopherol transfer protein → MSQGPPGAGRLNDLPDHSPRVRSAVAELRRRAEAEPGQRWPQPLADSFLVRFLRARDFHLDLAWRLLKNYQKWRIECPEISADLQPASVLGLLHAGYHGVLRSRDPHGSKVLIYRIGQWDPKLFTAYDVFRVSLITSELIVKEIETQRNGVKAIFDLQGWRFAHAFQISPAVAKKIAAVLTDSFPLKARGIHLINEPLFFHSVFALIKPFLTEKIKERVYMHGNNYMQSLTEHFPVSILPQEYGGRKSPLKSWPRNGLTL, encoded by the exons ATGTCGCAGGGGCCGCCGGGCGCGGGGCGCCTCAACGACCTGCCCGACCACTCGCCGCGGGTGCGCAGCGCCGTCGCCGAGCtgcggcggcgggcggaggcAGAGCCCGGCCAGCGCTGGCCGCAGCCCCTCGCCGACTCCTTCCTAGTGAGGTTCCTGCGCGCCCGAGACTTCCACCTGGACCTGGCCTGGAGG ttattgaAGAATTACCAGAAGTGGAGAATTGAATGCCCAGAAATAAGTGCAGATTTACAACCAGCTTCTGTTCTTGGTCTTTTGCATGCTGGCTATCATGGAGTCCTGAGATCAAGGGACCCACATGGTAGCAAAGTTCTAATATACAGAATTG GACAATGGGATCCCAAGTTATTTACAGCATATGATGTGTTCCGTGTAAGTCTCATCACATCTGAACTCATTGTAAAGGAGATTGAGACTCAGCGGAATGGAGTCAAGGCTATCTTTGATCTTCAAGGGTGGCGATTTGCTCATGCATTTCAAATCAGTCCAGCAGTGGCCAAGAAAATTGCTGCTGTTCTCACA GATTCATTTCCACTAAAAGCTCGAGGTATCCACTTGATTAATGAGCCTTTATTCTTCCACTCAGTCTTCGCTCTAATTAAGCcttttctcactgaaaaaataaaggaacgG gTGTATATGCATGGAAATAACTACATGCAGAGTCTGACCGAACACTTCCCGGTCAGCATTCTCCCACAGGAATATGGGGGGAGGAAGTCTCCATTGAAGAGCTGGCCAAGGAATGGACTGACTTTATAA